From Polyodon spathula isolate WHYD16114869_AA chromosome 24, ASM1765450v1, whole genome shotgun sequence, one genomic window encodes:
- the cspg4 gene encoding chondroitin sulfate proteoglycan 4 has protein sequence MRSLSFVLSALLPLVFLVEHCYGVSYFGESFCKIKATHDVTSFNLSLKFLTSKRSGLLFLAAGLSDHLLLELRDGHLQVHLELGSGEVVLTSESGLKLNNLVYHDVTITLKERLLTMVIDSFFSRSAKLPNIQQDLSIDLGFYLGGTGNQERIPYLEGSAPPFRGCLSDIVFKFNDVDLLASDHEQSECHEVTKGCSEEFQAGEGDSIRLISPNSFVAFPTWNAQESRTLELLMKTTLEESLLLFHAGHQTDFITLGLVAGYLRGVVNQGSGAVILDNPFVQVADDQWHRVKIRIDPGSFEITVDSQASGVSLSGTESLDLKGNLYFGVLWKTVQDDLGKTGVIYHLGDVTTDDSFVGCLGDIKVNHEERSLRDVLISKDIQTTCDDEDYGDYSSSYDEESVVTPTPNSDVFEFIDVDPDEQHCHPTGDMPPVFWNVTQLLKISPLIVPEGGQAFLDLNHLQPTVDLNSIGIRQSQIVFTLQKDPWYGHMDLNVNNLNRRQKFTLLDVVNKKIKYIHDGSEIYMDQLLFDVVAYSTGFLPECLVTKQYTLPIQITPINDIPQLNGGDTWISEYTRTRLGSNFIRVVDADTRCDELKLSVTSGPSKEEGYLENRQQPGQSIEEFTCMELKDGDIYYVHKSGSFAQLNIQVSDGRSISQPATFNLNVRKPQMALETNTGLILSQGEASEIGIHNLAVSSTPQNGVIVYNVTKSLHFGELQKLENREWKHVRSFHQEDLSQGHLRYFSTDTHHHSEVVVERVQFDVQLGHLLLRNNTFLIKIKPSRFKMVKLVPLLVAKGGQKAITLEELEVVLKGQSVDYTSFQYMILKAPAKGSLLLLDRELFEGDTFTQEDLRKSHLNYKVRIRRAVEIEDEFQFQVFVDQQNSPVYTYPIRILADPEVPVLINEGLTVVEGEEKVLTKDHLWLQSRKITDFVYRVIQNPQHGRLIRESPVGQPRFEGAVSVFSNEDLLLERLIYKHDGSESSEDEFAFLALEQTKESSMVQALWQDSVKGVFKINIQSRNDHVPVRLVDKTFSVVRNGQRLLTTEDILFGDEDSDFNDSQLVYVRMGIPYGNIVSAQDNSQSLFRFTQGDLREKKVLFVHQGADRGRFQLQVSDGLHKTTALLEIQASDPYLQIANNTMIVVDQGGSKKLDSTILSVESNMDIRDPKDIKYEVVVPPREGEITVNGQEAMSFSQDNLRKGMVSYHHSDKSLNSKDYFEFTVKANQISVEGMFRIRIFREGYQLPPKVVKNELIYSFEGELTEINQDLLMVEHADFLPSEVVYYIKEPPQQGQIITLVNDSATTAAPSLYNTQSFTQEDINNGRVIYISKLGQQSDAFTVDVTNGMTSVENIRVLFEIIPNMIPLQVKNIMLMEGGSKALNKDILRVSDQYYSSVNIDLVVDEPPRHGTLRYLARDEYVVSFFTWNEVDQGLILYHHDGSNTEFDSFTLTASASEIDRDSRPVTVNITIIPVDDDPPRVTVNSGLEIWPGETAEIGQSVLSSEDWDTPAEDLKYSIEPPSNGRVALRSSPSNSIQSFSQAQINDGQVIFIHEGSLSGGFRFTVSDGTHTSAQVFNVTVRQLSIVMETKGELSVYPGTSKQITNQILKAVTNGVREEALSEEITYHVLRAPHLGKLVSANQTVVSSFTQAELETGSIWYQQELPNEAFWISQDSIDFLLSAPPASELEHTLLVSISFLEQNPTGSSQLWKNTGLNVQEGESTTIDRSKLDASNFLASLPMPLSASNDIVFEVTRFPAHGRLSLAGQALQLNFPYFLQEHIDRRELKYHHDGSDTEADSFTFQVWLKPREQQLGSQSQKGIVIEEAFNISIKPINYNPPELVSQNLVLEVLQGSINVLSQENLNTVDQDSLPNKIIFTVTRGPTNGLLIDRDTNNIINWFTQANINSGQVAFVSDGSLSPGFMDFIIFDGKHQTSSYTLNINVFSRNLTLVQAEEIHVKQGDTKTLITNNVLKGMVDSKKQQEVLYKITENPKYGTVVVDQLPVSQFSQREIDEGRVSFQFLNFTSHKDSFRFMAQSSAANVSGVLNVTVSPLVDLPEDPLWPRETTILMDTSILNASKLANRTESIPSYKITLQPRGARFLPSNSGKDKNGTLHFFTQKDLEEGRIVLEIFNQTDTGDQVQNDTFQFILMAKDVPPALGSLSFRTAPYNSSVIYDAILIKVPSSGTGDLDQEGRNLPGVEDSSLASPDTSRWGETKDGASKVHPTSRPVKAGTEKKQAMVSLENNILAIIIPICVIILLLIVAAILAYYLVHRNKTGKHDVQVISSKPKNGEINKETFRKTEPAHSIPLSNMGPQVSKEGFQGNSGPPSGELDPEILQYCRTTNPALKKNQYWV, from the exons TGTCCTACTTCGGTGAAAGTTTCTGCAAGATCAAGGCCACCCATGATGTAACTTCCTTCAACCTATCGCTGAAGTTCTTGACCAGCAAACGCAGTGGGCTTCTCTTCCTGGCTGCTGGGCTCAGCGACCACCTGCTGCTAGAGCTCAGGGATGGACATCTGCAG GTACATTTGGAGTTGGGGTCTGGTGAAGTGGTCCTAACATCTGAGTCTGGCCTGAAGCTCAATAACCTTGTTTACCATGACGTGACCATCACTTTGAAGGAGAGATTGTTGACCATGGTGATCGATTCATTTTTCTCCCGCTCTGCTAAGCTCCCTAACATCCAGCAGGACTTGAGCATTGACCTTGGATTTTACTTGGGAGGAACAGGTAACCAGGAGAGGATACCCTATCTGGAAGGATCTGCCCCACCCTTCAGGGGCTGCCTAAGTGACATTGTATTTAAATTCAATGATGTAGACCTCTTAGCCTCGGATCATGAACAATCCGAGTGTCACGAGGTCACCAAGGGCTGCAGCGAGGAGTTCCAGGCTGGGGAAGGAGATTCAATCCGCCTCATCAGCCCCAATTCATTTGTTGCCTTCCCAACTTGGAATGCACAGGAAAGCAGGACACTTGAGCTGCTTATGAAGACCACACTTGAAGAATCACTTTTGCTTTTCCATGCTGGGCATCAGACAGACTTTATAACTTTAGGACTAGTGGCTGGTTACTTAAGGGGGGTTGTAAACCAAGGCAGCGGGGCTGTAATCCTGGACAATCCTTTTGTTCAAGTGGCCGATGATCAATGGCACAGAGTCAAAATCAGAATTGACCCTGGCTCGTTTGAAATCACTGTGGATAGTCAAGCCTCTGGGGTGTCATTGAGTGGCACTGAGAGCTTAGATCTGAAGGGGAATCTATACTTTGGTGTTCTTTGGAAGACGGTTCAGGATGATCTCGGGAAAACTGGGGTCATATATCATCTTGGGGATGTGACAACAGATGACTCTTTCGTTGGTTGTCTCGGAGACATAAAAGTCAACCATGAAGAGAGAAGCCTGCGGGATGTTCTGATATCAAAGGACATCCAGACCACCTGTGATGACGAAGATTATGGGGACTATTCAAGCTCATATGATGAGGAATCTGTAGTTACCCCAACTCCGAACTCCGACGTATTTGAGTTTATAGATGTTGACCCTGATGAACAGCATTGCCACCCTACTGGAGACATGCCACCTGTTTTTTGGAATGTCACTCAGCTCTTAAAAATTAGCCCACTGATTGTCCCTGAAGGTGGGCAAGCCTTTCTGGACTTAAACCACCTCCAACCTACTGTGGACCTAAACAGCATAGGCATCAGGCAGTCCCAGATTGTCTTCACACTGCAGAAAGACCCTTGGTATGGTCATATGGATTTAAATGTAAACAACTTGAATAGAAGACAAAAGTTCACCCTTCTTGATGTGGTCAATAAGAAAATCAAGTACATCCATGATGGTTCAGAAATATACATGGACCAGCTGCTGTTTGATGTGGTAGCCTACAGCACAGGCTTCCTTCCTGAATGTTTGGTAACCAAGCAGTATACACTTCCCATACAGATCACACCCATCAACGACATACCACAGCTGAATGGAGGAGACACTTGGATCTCAGAGTACACACGCACACGCCTGGGTTCCAACTTCATCCGTGTAGTAGATGCAGACACCAGATGTGATGAACTAAAGCTATCAGTGACTTCTGGACCCAGTAAGGAGGAGGGTTATTTAGAAAACCGTCAACAACCAGGGCAGAGCATAGAAGAGTTCACATGTATGGAACTTAAAGATGGAGACATCTACTATGTACACAAGAGTGGAAGCTTTGCTCAACTAAATATTCAGGTCTCTGATGGACGCTCAATCAGCCAGCCAGCCACGTTCAATCTCAATGTCAGAAAACCGCAGATGGCACTTGAAACAAATACCGGCCTCATCCTGTCCCAGGGTGAAGCATCTGAGATTGGTATCCACAACTTGGCGGTGTCATCCACTCCTCAGAATGGTGTCATTGTGTACAATGTCACCAAGTCCCTGCATTTTGGAGAGCTTCAGAAACTGGAAAATAGAGAGTGGAAACACGTGAGATCCTTCCATCAAGAAGATCTGAGTCAAGGCCATTTGAGGTACTTCAGCACAGACACTCACCATCACAGTGAGGTGGTGGTTGAGAGGGTTCAGTTTGATGTGCAACTGGGCCATCTGCTCCTGAGAAACAACACCTTCTTGATCAAAATCAAGCCCTCCAGATTCAAAATGGTAAAACTGGTTCCACTACTGGTTGCAAAAGGAGGGCAAAAGGCTATCACACTGGAGGAGCTGGAGGTGGTCCTGAAGGGACAAAGTGTTGATTACACTTCCTTCCAATATATGATCCTGAAGGCCCCTGCTAAGGGTAGTCTGCTGCTGCTGGATCGAGAACTATTTGAAGGAGACACTTTCACTCAAGAAGATCTGAGAAAATCTCATCTCAACTACAAGGTTAGGATCCGCAGAGCTGTGGAGATTGAGGATGAGTTCCAGTTCCAGGTGTTTGTAGATCAGCAAAACTCACCTGTATACACTTACCCAATTAGGATTCTAGCCGACCCAGAAGTACCTGTCTTAATAAATGAGGGACTGACTGTTGTAGAAGGTGAAGAAAAAGTCTTGACTAAAGACCATCTCTGGCTTCAGAGTAGAAAAATAACAGATTTTGTGTACCGGGTCATTCAGAACCCTCAGCATGGACGGCTTATCAGGGAATCTCCAGTTGGACAGCCAAGGTTTGAAGGAGCAGTCAGTGTGTTCAGTAATGAAGACCTACTCCTGGAGAGGCTGATCTATAAGCATGATGGGTCAGAGAGCAGTGAAGATGAATTTGCTTTTCTGGCTTTAGAGCAGACCAAAGAGAGCTCTATGGTCCAAGCTTTGTGGCAAGATTCGGTGAAAGGAGTGTTCAAAATCAACATACAGTCCAGGAATGACCATGTGCCAGTCCGTTTAGTGGACAAGACCTTCAGTGTTGTCAGAAATGGTCAGCGTTTGTTGACCACAGAGGACATCCTCTTTGGTGATGAAGATTCTGACTTCAATGATTCCCAATTGGTCTATGTGCGGATGGGTATTCCCTATGGCAATATAGTGTCAGCACAAGATAACTCCCAGTCACTTTTTCGTTTCACCCAGGGGGACCTAAGGGAGAAGAAGGTGCTTTTTGTGCACCAGGGTGCAGATCGCGGCAGGTTTCAGCTGCAGGTATCTGACGGACTTCACAAAACTACAGCTCTGCTAGAAATCCAGGCCTCAGACCCTTATCTTCAAATAGCAAATAATACCATGATTGTTGTCGACCAAGGTGGGTCCAAGAAGCTGGACAGCACCATCTTAAGCGTGGAGTCCAACATGGATATCAGAGACCCAAAGGACATCAAGTATGAGGTGGTTGTGCCTCCGAGAGAAGGGGAGATCACAGTTAATGGACAGGAGGCCATGTCTTTTTCCCAGGACAACCTCAGGAAAGGGATGGTGTCATACCACCACAGTGATAAAAGTCTAAACTCCAAGGACTACTTCGAGTTCACAGTGAAAGCCAATCAGATCTCAGTAGAAGGAATGTTCAGAATAAGGATTTTTAGGGAAGGCTACCAGTTACCGCCTAAAGTAGTGAAAAATGAGCTGATCTACTCCTTTGAAGGAGAGCTGACTGAGATCAACCAGGACCTTCTGATG GTGGAACATGCTGATTTCCTACCCTCTGAAGTTGTTTATTACATTAAAGAGCCTCCCCAACAAGGTCAGATTATCACACTAGTCAATGACTCTGCCACCACAGCAGCCCCCAGCTTGTATAACACCCAGTCCTTCACTCAGGAGGACATCAACAATGGCAGAGTCATCTACATCTCCAAGCTGGGTCAGCAAAGTGACGCCTTCACAGTGGATGTGACCAACGGGATGACCAGCGTGGAAAACATCCGAGTTCTCTTTGAGATTATTCCTAACATGATTCCCCTTCAGGTGAAGAATATTATGCTCATGGAAGGAGGGTCCAAGGCACTGAATAAAGACATCCTCAGAGTGTCTGACCAGTACTACAGCAGTGTGAACATAGACCTCGTTGTAGACGAGCCACCCAGACACGGCACTCTTAGGTATCTAGCCAGAGATGAGTATGTGGTGTCCTTCTTCACTTGGAATGAG GTGGACCAAGGGCTGATCCTCTACCATCATGATGGCAGCAATACTGAATTCGACAGCTTCACACTTACAGCCTCAGCTTCTGAGATAGACAGGGACAGCAGACCGGTGACAGTCAACATTACTATCATTCCAGTCGACGATGATCCTCCCAGAGTTACAGTCAATAGTGGATTGGAG ATTTGGCCTGGAGAAACTGCTGAAATAGGTCAAAGTGTTTTGAGTAGTGAAGATTGGGACACCCCCGCAGAAGATTTGAAATATTCCATCGAGCCCCCATCCAATGGACGGGTGGCACTGCGATCATCGCCTAGCAACAGCATCCAGAGCTTCAGTCAAGCGCAAATAAATGATGGGCAAGTGATTTTCATCCATGAAG GTTCGCTGTCTGGTGGTTTTAGATTCACGGTGAGTGACGGAACACACACCTCCGCTCAGGTCTTTAATGTTACTGTGAGGCAGCTGTCCATCGTCATGGAAACCAAGGGGGAGCTTTCAGTGTATCCAG GAACAAGCAAACAAATCACCAACCAGATCCTTAAAGCAGTGACCAATGGCGTGAGAGAGGAGGCGCTCTCAGAGGAGATAACCTATCATGTTTTGAGAGCACCGCATCTAGGCAAACTGGTCTCAGCCAATCAGACCGTGGTGTCCAGTTTCACTCAAGCAGAG ctgGAGACTGGATCTATCTGGTATCAGCAGGAGCTCCCCAATGAGGCATTCTGGATTTCCCAAGACTCCATTGATTTCCTGCTGTCTGCTCCTCCAGCCTCCGAGCTTGAACACACACTCCTGGTATCCATATCCTTCCTGGAGCAGAACCCCACCGGCTCCTCCCAGCTTTGGAAGAATACAG GTCTGAACGTCCAGGAAGGTGAAAGTACAACCATTGACAGATCCAAATTAGATGCTTCCAACTTCCTGGCCAGTCTACCGATGCCTCTAAGTGCGTCCAATGACATTGTGTTTGAGGTGACAAGGTTTCCTGCACATGGAAGGCTCTCTTTGGCTGGCCAAGCCTTGCAACTGAACTTTCCGTACTTCTTGCAAGAGCATATAGATAGAAGGGAACTTAAGTACCACCACGATGGTTCAGACACTGAAGCAGACAGCTTCACCTTTCAAGTATGGCTCAAGCCAAGGGAACAACAACTTGGAAGTCAGTCACAAAAAGGCATTGTCATTGAAGAGGCCTTCAACATCTCCATCAAGCCCATAAACTACAATCCTCCTGAACTGGTGAGCCAAAACCTTGTTCTGGAAGTCCTACAGGGTTCCATTAACGTTCTTAGCCAAGAGAACCTGAATACTGTTGACCAGGACAGTTTGCCTAACAAGATTATCTTTACAGTTACAAGAGGTCCTACCAATGGTCTCCTAATTGATAGAGACACAAACAACATAATCAACTGGTTCACACAAGCAAACATCAACTCTGGCCAGGTAGCTTTTGTCAGTGATGGAAGCCTATCTCCTGGTTTTATGGACTTCATTATCTTTGATGGAAAGCATCAGACTTCCTCTTATACATTGAATATCAATGTATTTTCAAGGAATCTGACTTTGGTCCAAGCTGAGGAGATCCATGTTAAACAAGGAGACACCAAAACTCTAATAACAAATAATGTTCTCAAGGGGATGGTGGATTCGAAGAAACAGCAGGAGGTGCTCTACAAGATAACTGAAAATCCAAAATATGGAACTGTGGTAGTTGATCAGCTCCCCGTGTCTCAGTTCTCACAGAGGGAAATTGATGAAGGGAGAGTCAGCTTCCAGTTCTTGAACTTCACATCCCATAAGGACAGTTTCAGGTTCATGGCGCAATCCAGTGCAGCCAATGTTTCTGGTGTTCTGAACGTCACTGTGAGTCCCCTGGTGGACTTACCAGAGGATCCCCTTTGGCCCAGAGAAACAACCATCTTGATGGACACCAGCATATTAAATGCCTCAAAACTGGCCAACAGGACTGAGAGTATTCCATCTTACAAGATAACACTTCAACCAAGAGGAGCCAGGTTTTTACCATCTAACAGCGGCAAGGACAAGAATGGCACATTACACTTCTTCACCCAAAAAGACCTTGAGGAAGGAAGGATTGTCCTGGAAATATTTAACCAAACAGATACAGGTGATCAGGTTCAGAATGATACCTTTCAGTTTATTCTGATGGCAAAAGATGTCCCGCCAGCTCTGGGTTCCTTATCCTTCAGGACTGCCCCCTACAACTCCTCTGTCATCTATGATGCAATTTTGATCAAGGTTCCATCCAGTGGGACTGGGGACCTAGACCAAGAAGGCAGGAACCTCCCTGGGGTGGAGGATTCTTCTTTAGCCTCTCCAGATACATCACGGTGGGGAGAGACTAAAGATGGGGCTTCCAAAGTTCACCCAACCTCCCGTCCTGTGAAAGCAGGAACCGAAAAGAAACAAGCAATGGTATCtttggaaaacaacattttagcAATCATCATTCCCATCTGTGTCAtcatcttgctcttaattgtggCGGCTATCTTGGCATATTACCTCGTCCATCGCAACAAAACCGGGAAGCATGATGTCCAGGTGATCTCCTCCAAGCCCAAAAACGGAGAGATCAACAAAGAGACATTTCGGAAGACTGAGCCTGCCCACAGCATACCTCTATCGAACATGGGCCCACAAGTCTCCAAGGAAGGGTTTCAAGGCAATTCAGGACCCCCCAGTGGAGAACTTGACCCTGAGATATTGCAGTACTGTAGGACAACAAACCCAGCTTTAAAAAAGAATCAGTACTGGGTGTAA